A genome region from Kiloniellales bacterium includes the following:
- a CDS encoding hydantoinase B/oxoprolinase family protein, with translation MIDPVTLAVLKGRLEQVADEMDATLFRSAFNPIIAEAHDASHGLYHAETGETLVQGKSGLPVFVGAMSFAVKAVIDKIAREGAPAEGPAEGDVYIFNDPYDGGTHLSDFKLVRPYFRDGEVYCYLASVGHWHDVGGNVPGNYNPVATECFQEGMLIPPVKLFDRGELRGDIVEILKANSRLPGSLYGDLNGQINALELGVRRLGELLDDYGDDTVAAALAELKERAARLMRAHIAELPRGRVSAEDFLDNDGIVDAPLKIALDLTIDEEGMVLDFSRSSPACAGPVNIARSTAIASCYVALKHLFPDVPANAGVLTPIRFVIPEGTLLSVTAPKPVGGYTETILRVIDVVFCALAQVAPERVNGCAYGTINALSIAGHRADGRRWVMFSFFGGGHGGHPEGDGLNHGNAPISTATIPPLEILEAAYPVKFTEWALRPDSGGPGRHRGGLGARYGIELLDDSAEAFLFGERGRFAPPGVVGGRAGARNVFRYPQDGGTAEPPFASKMVGIRLARGQRLSLETPGGGGYGPPFERDPAAVAEDLRLGYVSADAAARDYGVALDDGGEVDEAETRKLRDAGA, from the coding sequence ATGATCGACCCCGTCACCCTGGCCGTCCTGAAAGGCCGCCTGGAGCAGGTCGCCGACGAGATGGACGCGACCCTGTTCCGCAGCGCCTTCAACCCGATCATTGCCGAGGCCCACGATGCCTCGCACGGCCTCTACCACGCCGAGACGGGGGAGACTCTGGTCCAGGGCAAGTCGGGCCTGCCGGTCTTCGTCGGCGCCATGTCCTTCGCGGTCAAGGCGGTGATCGACAAGATCGCGCGGGAGGGCGCGCCGGCAGAGGGCCCGGCGGAGGGAGACGTCTACATCTTCAACGACCCCTACGACGGCGGCACCCACCTCTCGGACTTCAAGCTTGTCCGGCCCTACTTCCGCGACGGCGAGGTCTATTGCTACCTGGCCTCGGTCGGGCATTGGCACGACGTCGGCGGCAACGTGCCGGGCAACTACAATCCCGTCGCCACCGAGTGCTTCCAGGAGGGGATGCTGATCCCGCCGGTGAAGCTCTTCGACCGGGGCGAGCTGCGCGGCGACATCGTCGAGATCCTCAAGGCCAACTCGCGCCTGCCCGGCAGCCTCTACGGCGACCTCAACGGCCAGATCAACGCCCTGGAGCTGGGCGTCCGGCGCCTGGGCGAACTGCTCGACGACTACGGCGACGATACGGTGGCCGCGGCCCTGGCGGAGCTCAAAGAGCGGGCCGCGCGGCTGATGCGCGCTCACATCGCCGAGCTGCCCCGGGGCAGGGTCTCGGCCGAGGACTTCCTGGACAACGACGGCATCGTCGACGCGCCGCTGAAGATCGCCCTCGACCTGACCATCGACGAGGAGGGCATGGTGCTCGACTTCTCGCGCTCCTCGCCGGCCTGCGCCGGGCCGGTGAACATAGCCCGCTCGACCGCGATCGCCTCCTGCTACGTCGCGCTCAAGCATCTCTTTCCCGACGTGCCGGCCAACGCCGGGGTGCTGACGCCGATCCGCTTCGTGATCCCCGAGGGCACCCTGCTGAGCGTCACCGCGCCCAAGCCCGTGGGCGGCTACACCGAGACCATCCTGCGGGTCATCGACGTGGTCTTCTGCGCCCTGGCACAGGTCGCGCCGGAGCGGGTCAACGGCTGCGCCTATGGCACCATCAATGCCCTGTCGATCGCCGGGCACCGCGCCGACGGCCGGCGCTGGGTGATGTTCTCCTTCTTCGGCGGGGGCCACGGCGGCCATCCCGAGGGCGACGGCCTGAACCACGGCAACGCCCCGATCTCGACCGCGACCATCCCTCCGCTGGAGATCCTGGAGGCGGCCTATCCGGTGAAGTTCACGGAATGGGCGCTGCGACCGGACAGCGGCGGGCCGGGGCGCCACCGCGGCGGCCTGGGCGCGCGTTACGGCATCGAGCTCTTGGACGACTCGGCCGAGGCCTTCCTCTTCGGCGAGCGCGGCCGCTTCGCGCCGCCCGGCGTGGTCGGCGGCCGGGCCGGGGCGCGCAACGTCTTTCGCTACCCGCAGGACGGCGGCACGGCGGAGCCACCCTTCGCCTCCAAGATGGTCGGGATCAGGCTCGCGCGCGGCCAGCGGCTCTCCCTGGAGACGCCGGGCGGCGGCGGCTACGGCCCGCCCTTCGAGCGCGATCCGGCGGCGGTCGCCGAGGACCTGCGGCTGGGCTACGTCAGTGCCGACGCGGCGGCCCGGGACTACGGCGTCGCGCTGGACGACGGCGGGGAGGTCGACGAAGCCGAGACCCGCAAGCTGAGGGACGCTGGGGCATGA
- a CDS encoding 3-isopropylmalate dehydratase large subunit, with protein sequence MSALTLAEKIIARAAGRESVTPGEIVTCRVDLAMMHDSGGPRRVKPILERLGVTVWDPDKVVVITDHFVPANDAGSREILDLTRDWVAEQGIRAFHDREGICHVVLPQSGHLRPGMLVVGGDSHSPTGGAFGCYMFGIGATEMAGVLVTGEIWLKVPETIRIEWRGRLSPGVVAKDIMLFLCTRLGMDGGRYQAVEYAGDALAALSMQERMTLCNMAAELGGQAGLIAPDAVTASYLEGIGADPGDVGAWQGDPGAAVAEHHTFDAGALTPQVAAPHSPALAAPAADFAGVRPQVAYIGACTGAKLDDLRMAAEVLRGRKVAPGVELLVAPASLRDQEAAAAEGSLGVLVEAGAKLLPNACGICAGYGDDRLGEDVVCISSTARNFKGRMGAASSQVYLASPYSVAAAAVAGRIVDPREILAEGKER encoded by the coding sequence ATGAGCGCCCTGACCCTCGCCGAGAAGATCATCGCCCGGGCCGCGGGCCGCGAGTCGGTCACCCCGGGGGAGATCGTGACCTGCCGGGTCGACCTGGCGATGATGCACGACTCCGGCGGGCCGAGGCGGGTCAAGCCGATCCTGGAGCGCCTGGGGGTCACGGTCTGGGACCCGGACAAGGTCGTGGTGATCACCGACCACTTCGTCCCGGCAAACGACGCGGGCAGCCGGGAGATCCTGGACCTGACCCGCGACTGGGTCGCCGAGCAGGGCATCCGCGCCTTCCACGACCGCGAGGGCATCTGCCACGTGGTGCTGCCGCAGAGCGGCCACCTGCGGCCCGGGATGCTCGTGGTCGGCGGCGACAGCCACTCGCCGACCGGCGGCGCCTTCGGCTGCTACATGTTCGGCATCGGCGCGACCGAGATGGCGGGCGTGCTGGTGACCGGCGAGATCTGGCTCAAGGTGCCCGAGACCATCCGCATCGAATGGCGCGGTCGCCTGTCGCCGGGGGTCGTGGCCAAGGACATCATGCTCTTCCTCTGCACCCGCCTGGGCATGGACGGCGGCCGCTACCAGGCGGTGGAGTACGCCGGCGACGCCCTGGCCGCGCTGTCGATGCAGGAGCGCATGACCTTGTGCAACATGGCCGCCGAGCTGGGCGGGCAGGCCGGGCTGATCGCGCCCGACGCGGTGACGGCGAGCTACCTCGAGGGCATCGGCGCGGATCCGGGCGATGTCGGCGCCTGGCAGGGCGACCCCGGGGCGGCGGTCGCGGAGCATCACACCTTCGACGCGGGCGCGCTGACGCCCCAGGTCGCGGCGCCGCACAGCCCGGCGCTGGCCGCGCCGGCCGCCGACTTCGCCGGGGTCCGCCCGCAGGTCGCCTACATCGGCGCCTGCACCGGCGCCAAGCTGGACGACCTGCGCATGGCCGCCGAGGTGCTGCGCGGGCGCAAGGTGGCGCCGGGGGTCGAGCTGCTGGTCGCGCCGGCCTCGCTGCGCGACCAGGAGGCGGCCGCGGCCGAGGGCAGCCTGGGGGTCCTGGTCGAGGCCGGGGCCAAGCTGCTGCCCAACGCCTGCGGGATCTGCGCCGGCTACGGCGACGACCGGCTGGGCGAAGACGTGGTCTGCATCTCCTCGACGGCGCGCAACTTCAAGGGCCGCATGGGCGCGGCTTCGTCGCAGGTCTACCTGGCCTCGCCCTACAGCGTGGCCGCGGCGGCGGTCGCCGGGCGGATCGTCGATCCGCGCGAGATCCTGGCGGAGGGCAAGGAACGATGA
- a CDS encoding isocitrate lyase/phosphoenolpyruvate mutase family protein, with product MTDTPRLRSRLRERRILVAPGVYDGLSALLAERAGAEAVYLSGASIAYTRFGRPDIGLVDMTEVAEVLAAIRERVDCPIVVDADTGFGNALNVRRTVRAFERAGADAIQLEDQTLPKRCGHLAGKSLVSTEEMRGKIAAARDARRSAETLIVARSDAIAVEGLEAALDRAAAYAEAGADLLFVEAPQSRADMERIIAELGGRVPLVANMVEGGKTPPLTAAELEDLGFDLVIFPGGLVRAFVAMAQDYFAALLANGSNRPFRERMVDFDALNAVIGTPELLELGRDYDPETIRKRT from the coding sequence ATGACCGATACCCCCCGGCTGCGAAGCCGGCTCAGGGAGCGAAGGATCCTGGTCGCCCCGGGCGTCTACGACGGCCTCTCCGCCCTGCTCGCCGAGCGGGCCGGCGCCGAGGCGGTCTACCTCTCGGGCGCAAGCATCGCCTACACCCGCTTCGGCCGGCCGGACATCGGCCTGGTCGATATGACCGAGGTGGCAGAGGTCCTGGCGGCGATCCGCGAGCGGGTGGATTGCCCGATCGTGGTCGACGCCGACACCGGCTTCGGCAACGCGCTCAACGTCCGGCGCACGGTCCGGGCCTTCGAGCGCGCCGGCGCCGACGCGATCCAGCTCGAGGACCAGACCCTGCCCAAGCGCTGCGGCCACCTGGCCGGCAAGAGCCTGGTCAGCACCGAGGAGATGCGCGGCAAGATCGCGGCGGCCCGGGACGCCCGGCGCAGCGCGGAGACCCTGATTGTCGCGCGCAGCGACGCCATCGCGGTCGAGGGCCTGGAGGCGGCCCTGGACCGCGCCGCGGCCTACGCCGAGGCCGGGGCCGACCTGCTCTTCGTCGAGGCGCCGCAGAGCCGCGCGGACATGGAACGCATCATCGCCGAGCTGGGCGGGCGCGTGCCGCTGGTCGCGAACATGGTGGAGGGCGGCAAGACCCCGCCGCTGACCGCCGCCGAGCTGGAGGACCTGGGTTTCGACCTGGTGATCTTCCCGGGCGGCCTGGTCCGGGCCTTCGTGGCCATGGCCCAGGACTACTTCGCCGCCCTGCTGGCCAACGGCAGCAACCGGCCCTTCCGCGAGCGCATGGTCGATTTCGACGCGCTCAATGCGGTGATCGGCACGCCGGAGCTGCTCGAGCTCGGCCGGGACTACGACCCCGAGACCATCCGGAAGCGGACATGA
- a CDS encoding 3-isopropylmalate dehydratase — MTGEGGKAWVYGDDVDTDALAPGAYMKAPIEVLAAHCLEAIDPSFAAGVKPGDVVVGGRNFGLGSSREQAAQALRHLGVVAVVAESFAGLFYRNALNLGLAVLVCPEARSIRFGDKLRVDPAAGRIENLTSGDVLACEPIPDFLMAMLRDGGLVPHLEKKIEAQRKEASP, encoded by the coding sequence ATGACCGGCGAGGGCGGCAAGGCCTGGGTCTACGGGGACGATGTCGACACCGACGCCCTGGCGCCGGGCGCCTACATGAAGGCACCGATCGAGGTGCTGGCGGCGCACTGCCTGGAGGCGATCGATCCGAGTTTCGCGGCGGGCGTGAAGCCCGGCGACGTGGTGGTCGGCGGGCGCAACTTCGGCCTGGGGTCCTCGCGCGAGCAGGCGGCCCAGGCCCTGCGGCACCTGGGCGTGGTCGCGGTGGTCGCCGAGTCCTTCGCCGGGCTGTTCTACCGCAACGCCCTCAACCTCGGCCTGGCGGTGCTGGTCTGTCCCGAGGCGCGCAGCATCCGCTTCGGCGACAAGCTGCGGGTCGATCCGGCGGCCGGGCGGATCGAGAACCTGACCAGCGGCGACGTCCTGGCCTGCGAGCCGATCCCCGACTTCCTGATGGCGATGCTGCGGGACGGCGGCCTGGTGCCGCACCTGGAGAAGAAAATCGAGGCCCAGCGGAAGGAGGCCAGCCCATGA